The Arachis ipaensis cultivar K30076 chromosome B07, Araip1.1, whole genome shotgun sequence genome includes a window with the following:
- the LOC107609577 gene encoding rhodanese-like domain-containing protein 7 yields the protein MLRHPNVASTLRSRTTLSLPPPTMLSPSPPPSAASPTKTTLPSSLSTAPSKPSFHHFPISSTSSNSHTLHSIMTRSNSKCFFSSGNTTTPIAISEMTRTENPEPESDVDESLVVVSFYKFADFSDHAAMRKPLKELCQQLRVSGGIILAPEGINGSICGIRESVEKVLAFIQSDDRLKGLRRVESPVSPEEEAIHHGHSASSPLAAGEDAPFRWDHVRVKLKKEIVTLGMPSISPIEKVGKYVGPKEWNALISDPDTVVIDVRNNYETRIGKFKGAVDPCTSSFREFPSWVEEHFQLTGCGLPEVEVDNSIKSDESEMENPKQNMPKRVAMYCTGGIRCEKATSLLLRKGFKEVYHLEGGILKYLEEVPEKQSLWDGECFVFDKRVSVEHGLVPGNFKLCYGCKQPVSDADMESPEYEYGVSCPYCFSSKSEEEKERARARQRQFERWGIIGGPDKGRRPSSKPDSGCAKPNQLSRSV from the exons ATGCTGCGACATCCAAACGTGGCCTCCACACTAAGGAGCAGAACAACACTGTCGCTACCTCCGCCAACAATGCTCTCGCCGTCGCCGCCGCCTTCCGCCGCGTCTCCCACCAAAACAACGCTTCCATCCTCCCTCTCCACCGCACCTTCCAAGCCCTCATTCCACCACTTCCCTATCTCTTCCACATCTTCGAACTCTCACACACTTCACAGCATAATGACCCGTTCCAATTCCAAGTGTTTCTTCTCCTCCGGGAACACCACAACACCGATTGCCATATCGGAAATGACCCGAACCGAAAATCCGGAACCCGAATCCGACGTGGATGAATCTCTGGTGGTGGTTTCGTTCTACAAGTTCGCGGATTTCTCTGACCATGCAGCTATGAGGAAACCCTTGAAGGAGCTTTGCCAACAACTT CGTGTTTCAGGCGGTATTATTCTTGCGCCTGAAGGGATCAATGGCAGCATATGTGGCATTCGGGAGTCGGTGGAGAAAGTTCTTGCATTCATACAAAGTGATGACCGATTGAAAGGGCTAAGACGGGTTGAATCGCCTGTTAGTCCCGAGGAGGAAGCCATTCACCATGGACACAGTGCCAGTTCTCCTCTTGCTGCAGGGGAAGATGCACCTTTCCGGTGGGATCATGTGAGGGTCAAATTGAAGAAAGAG ATTGTCACTCTTGGGATGCCTAGCATATCACCTATTGAAAAGGTTGGGAAATATGTTGGCCCGAAAGAGTGGAATGCTTTGATTAGTGATCCAGATACG GTTGTGATTGATGTGAGGAATAACTACGAAACCAGAATAGGAAAGTTTAAAGGAGCAGTTGATCCATGTACTTCATCATTCCGAGAATTCCCCTCTTGGGTGGAGGAGCATTTCCAGCTTACTGGATGTGGGCTTCCGGAAGTTGAGGTAGACAATTCAATCAAAAGTGATGAAAGTGAAATGGAGAATCCAAAACAAAATATGCCAAAACGTGTCGCAATGTATTGCACTGGAGGTATCCGATGCGAGAAAGCAACAAGTCTACTTCTCAGAAAAGGTTTCAAAGAG GTCTATCACCTTGAAGGTGGAATCCTGAAATATCTCGAGGAAGTTCCAGAGAAACAGAGCCTCTGGGACGGTGAGTGCTTTGTCTTCGACAAGCGAGTCTCCGTTGAGCATGGATTGGTGCCAGGAAACTTCAAGCTCTGCTATGGTTGCAAGCAGCCTGTGAGTGATGCTGACATGGAATCCCCTGAGTATGAATATGGAGTTTCTTGTCCTTACTGCTTTTCGTCGAAAtcagaagaagagaaggagagggcTCGTGCGCGACAACGACAATTTGAGAGGTGGGGAATCATAGGTGGTCCGGATAAGGGTCGCCGACCATCAAGTAAACCGGACAGTGGCTGTGCAAAACCAAACCAGCTTTCACGTTCTGTTTAA